Genomic segment of Tiliqua scincoides isolate rTilSci1 chromosome 1, rTilSci1.hap2, whole genome shotgun sequence:
taccctcaacctggcttggccagcctgtcgaagctgttgcccGGGGTGTGGCCGCTGcacatgctacagctactgggagccacagggtGAGAGCTGAGTGGCAGGTGGGGAGCAAAGGTGGACaagctgccctaaaaggacatgacatgcccctacaccagaggtactacccctccccATACACCCAACTGTTATCACTATGCATAAGTAAGGACTCATGCTCAGTGAAGGGATGGTAGAGGACTTCATATGTTTTGATGGGCACtttatctttgtgtgtgtgtgtgtgtgtgtgtgtgtaaaattctatttttataccactcttcctccagggagctcagggtcctatacatagttccttccctccttttgaccttacaatagccctgtgagataggtgaggctgagagatagtgaccagCCCGAGGTAGCTTGATGGCTGAActgggatctgaacctggatattccaggtttaagtccaactcccaaaccaccatcCCAAAACAGCATCCAACGTTTTGAAATGGACAAAAACATTGCtccaaaaaaaaggagagagatacAAAATCATAAGTTTATTCAGCATGACAAGCACAGCGTCAGCTTCCAGACGAACAGTGCATGCAGACATAGGACATGTGAGTGGGTAGCATTCCATACATAAAATCAGTAGCAGCACTCTGCAGAGGAGCACATATCACAAAGACAGCATCCCTTTTGATACTGGAATCTGAACTGAGCAGGAGCTAGGGATACAGAAGCCACCTTCCACACTCGTATTGCCCTCAATGAATCAGTTTGTCAATCTATGCCAAGCGAAATCCAGAGTGCCAGAAAAACATTTGCGAATAACAGTAGCAGTTTGGAAGTCAGTCAAGCTTTGTCCCATTGATAACAAATGCAGTGCCTGTTTGCTCACCCAGTAGCTACCATGTCAGCTGTCCACTAATGTCACCCATTAGAGGTTGGAGTGTGCACGTGCACCATATAAAACAAAGTTTACATGTGCAGACATATAGACTTTGTATAGCACCCTTGAAGTGACTATACACAGTATTTCCATTAGTAGGAAACAGGTGCAAGGCCATGTAGCATTTGCCAGATCACATTTCGGTTCCATGATGTCTGAAAGATTTATTTCCATTTCCTTTCTTGGTATGCATGCTGTAACCCCTTCCAGCCCACTGTACTGTCCAACAGATTTGCTAAGAAAGCTGGAGTTCAGCCTCTGAATGAGGGTGACAAAAATCACTTTGTTCAGTGCTTTTATGGCAGCTGAGAGCCCGTTTGGATGTGAAAAATTCTGGGGCATCAATCCAAATGTCTTCTATAGCATTAACCAAACTTTTGGATGCTTATCCATTATCTACACCTGCTTAATCTAGCTGCAacatgaacaggttaaagaatagCCAATGACACAGTATTAGGTGTGTAGTACTTTAAAACGGTGGTTGTCAAACTTTCTACCATCAGAACCCTTTTTGCACAGGGACCATTTTTTGCCAAGGAGTTCCTAGAAACAGCTGGACATGCAGCTGGACAGACATGCAGACACCAATTTCCACGGATTTTCAATTTGTACTTTCATTCTGTCCAGCTGCATGTCGATTATGTCTGGAGCATACTATGGGTTCCAGAACCAAGCTGCAAAGAAAGTAGGTCAGAGAATGGGTCTCCTCATTCATCTACATGAACTTAAAAGTACATCCTCTTGCTGCACACCTGCAGGATAGGTAGGAGCAAGCAACGTCTTAGGACACTTTATTCACCATTAAGGGGCCTTACTGGGATCAAAACCCCAGCTTTTGTCAGAACACATTTGAAAACAGTTACATTTTTTATCTGACcttttccccaaggagctcagagtgctGTGATTAAACAAGAGAGAGCAGATAGCTCAAGGTCACCCACTGAAGCATTTGGACAAGTGGGGATTTGTATCCAGATCTCCCTAATCCTTGTCCAAGTCCAACTGAAACACCATACTGAACCTCAAGCTAGTGCTGTAAGGTCACTTGTGACCATATCATACCatctataaattttttttttgttgaaaagcaacaaaagccatttctgcccaacattgcatatacgcaacagggatcaacctGCGGCCCAAGGGCTGAGTATGGCCCACCATCCAAAGTCATCTACCCACATGGAACTTGGCACAGGAGGCAAAGCTCCTTGCCCAATTTGCTGCCTGCCCAGGGTTGCGGAATCCACAGTTCTTTATTCAGCATAcggcaaattgggtgggaggccTTGCCTCCCAAAGTGAACCCCATGTGGGCCAGATCCATTAgttccatttttaaattttttttttaagtttctcatTTTCAGCCAGAGGTCTTATGTGGTCTCTCACTTCTTTAACTTTTGTTAGTATCCTACTGTTGCCAGGTTCTGCAACTCTCCTATTCTACAAGCAGTACTGCCTCTtgttatttttatgttttaagaATGCATGTGAATGcattcctttttctctcctttcccctAATTTGGGAGTGCTGTGAAGTGTGAATGAGCTTACAGTTTGTGTTATTGTAAGAGTGGATTTTTCTAAAGCATGGTTACTTTTACTTTGCGTATCAAGAAAAGCAGAAGACTAACTTGTGCAGAGACTTTGCAGATACAACTTCCCTCTCCATTGAGGCTGACAGCTGCATTTCCCAACCCCTGAGAGTGCTGCCTTGTATTTGAAAAGGAACCTTTTGTCTTTCAAAGAATCACTGCTGAGATACCCCAGAATTTCTTAAGCTTGGGACCACTTTATGCTTGATGTCTGCAAAATGTTGCCAGTGGCAACCTTACTTGTAAATATGTTAGCTacttcctctcctcttcaccCAGCACACAGTGCAAGAACTAGAGTCTTCTGTTGCATTGCAGAGAATTCACAGCAAGTGGGACAAGCAACTGAGAGATACAATTATGTGCCAGGATTAGGGATAAGGATGATTGTGATGGCAACCGCAAATAATGGCTGGCTGGCTACCAAGTTCAGCCGAAGTATGTGGTCTCTTGTTTTACATATTTAAACTAGCCCACTGAACAAAAATACTGCACTTGGTATGCAACACACTCCTAAAAGATTGGACAAGATGAACAACTTACATTTAAACCAAGGGGATTAGCGAGCACCATCTTGAAGTTGCTAATTACTGCCACACTGAAATTGAATCCAAGTTAAATTGTTAGGTTGGTGAGGCGCCCGTTCCAACCACCATAAATTCATGGCCAGATTAAGTAGACTCAGTGCAAGTATATGCAAGAATTAGCTGTAAAACTTAAAGATACAAGACATTTATTACCTTGTATATCTTTGAGCCCTTGATTGTTCATTATAGTCCTTTATAAATTGTTCCTGTATAAGAGCACTTTTGTGAAGCAACACAAAAGTGTTGAATCATGAAGCATGATTTTGCCAACTAACCCACAAGATGTTCAACTGGATTGCTAACACAGAACTTCTTCATCTCTGTCCCACTGAATGGattaggacatacttctgagaaaacatgcttaGGTTCATGATGAAAGTATGGAAGCTGGCTCTCTGCTAACCCATATTAGATGTGTAAGATAGTTGACCTGTAGATAAGGTTATTGATGACAGCAGCAAATTACAAGTCAGTCCTCTTTATCCACATTCAGTATTCACAGATCTGACTAccagtgggttcagaacctgcagcgTCAGGACAACTTAACCCTCTGGACACAatcggagctgtgctctggttgcattcgGAGGTCTGGCATGCCCTGAACCATAGGTttcggcatccacaggggttctgggaacagaacccccacagatgtcaAGGCACAACTGTAAAGGTTTCCTTTGCACAGTCGTATACAACTCTAGGGGcgcggtgctcatctccgtttctaagccaagggagccagcgttgtcagacatcttccgtggtcatgtggccggtGTGACTAAACACCAAAGCGCACGaaatgctgttaccttcccactgaagtggtacctatttatctacttgcatttacatgctttcgaactgctaggttggcaggagctgaggcaagtaacagctcaccctgttccacagcaCTGGGCTCTTGAACTCCTGGGCACAACTGTATTTGGTGTCaaagttaattttttaaaagaattatgtGTTCAGCTCTACTTTCTGATCCATTACAAGATTTTGTGCTGACCTTGTTGTTTGATTGCATCTACTAATTGTGTCTGCTTTTTATTTGTCTATTTTTGACAGTTTGTCTTTGGTTTAATTTTACTGATTAGAGTTAGAAGTGGCTTTGAAGATTTCAGAGATTGATAGAGACCAAACATCCAGGATATTAGCTTCCCTTTAGAATTTCTTTCCTAGAAGCTGACACCAAGCAACTTCTGcatttatgttcttatctccagaTAGGAGAATGTAAAGGCATCTCTCTTCAGGTACTCATGTCTTGTACCACAGCAGTCCCTGGCTGTGAAAGAAAGCAACTACAAAGGGCCCTTATTCCAATTCAGTCCTTTAGGGAAGTTTCACTGTTGGGACAGCAATGTGACACCTCTATCATCCATAGCAAGTACATAGAGTAATGATATACATGTGAACACACATTTAGTATTTTAAAGGTAGtttaaggttgtttttttttaagtcataactcacagaagtgttttggattaaCACTTCAGGTTTAAAAGATTAACAAATAATGGATTTCTATCATTTGTAAAACATGGGCCCAAGTACATCACCATCCACAAATTTACTCCATTCACACGGAAATTTAGACAAGCAACTCAGTTCTTTTAAAAGCCTGATCCAATGTGTTGTTACAGTtaccactatgttcaatggggcttactctgtgtGCATCTGCTAAATGTGCAGGGGATTCCAAGAAGCATCCAGTTTAGTGTCTGCCCTCTCTTGAGATGGAATGAATTTAGAGCACTATGTTCTTCTGTTATTCGATACCTTTTGGCTAATTCTCAAAGATACACTGGGATTGGGTTCCATATGCACATCACGCATCCCCCTGCATATTGAGGCAGTCCTTCTATATTTGCAGGGAATACATTCCTGCTGGGCAATGGATACCTGAAACATTGGATAGCAGTGACCCTAGTTATCATGCGACCCAACCATTCTGGGGAGCACCTGGAAGCTGCAAGAcattctggtcatgaccagaagctaTTCTACGCTGTGACTTTCAAAGAGAAGGCTTAAAAGGAAGAGCACATACTGAATAATAGTGGAACTGATTACTGTACAGTATAAGAAAAGCACTCAAGAGGACGTGAGGTTTCTTTCCTTCCTGCAACTGCAGTGACCCAGCAATGCAGGGAGTACTTGTCTGGGGGAGGTACTTCTCCCTGACATGTGCACTCTGCTACTCAGCCCCCATTTTCTCAATGCAGCTATGTATAGCACCCACAGGGATCCAACAATGAGGGATTAATTGGCAGGAAGTCTTAATACAGCCAGCCACTGCTGTTTGGAGGCTGTTGCTATCTCTGCAAATTGCAGGAGAAAGATCTCTCCCTCTTCTGTATTTTTGCACTGTGCGTGTGTCCGACTGTTCATTCCAACACAACATAACTTCATCAGTACTTAGTTTGTGACAAAAAAGGTGTGAAGAGGGCTCAGGTTTGTCAGGCAGCCCTAGCTTTGGCATGGACTTGGGTGTGCACTTATTTGTATTGCTCAGAAGCACTCTTTTCTCCAATTGGTCTCTGAGCACTAAGTAGGTGCTCACTTAGAGGAGTGAGCTCACCCCTGCCTTTTCTCTGTAATTAGGTACTGTACAGTGTCTGCTCACTTACCTGTTGCTTCTCCTCCTAGAGTTAAGTGTCTCTCCTTGCCATGTGCTCTTGCTCATCCCTGCATACACCTTCTGGTGGAATTGCACTGCTGCAGCACTGACTGCACTCTCCTCCCCAGTGCTTTCTGGAAATGTTTCCCTGTTTATCAGACAACACTTGCATGTTATGAATCCCCATTGGAATCAAGATGCTTCGTTAAACATCTTCCATCCTCTTTTCCAAAAACCAATTGGAATTGTGAGTGAAGGAAACCTCTATCTATGCAGTGATTCCTTCCCTGCTTGTttagggggagaaaaaaatccaaCACCCAAAGTTGGGGACAGTATGCAATCGCTTTATTAGGATCAGCTACAATGTCATTAAGAAGCATGCAAGCTTCTGAATTCTCCAGAACAGTTTTTCAAATTGAAATGCTAAGCaaaatgggggaggaaggggggaattgGACTTGCAAGGTGCCTCTGCTAGGTGCAGGACACTTGCTAGGATTGGACATGTTCCCATTGTTTATTTTGCAAATATAAAAACCAACTGCTAGTCTATCTTCAGGTAACCACTGCCAGGTAATACCACAAATTCTTAAGAGATAAGAAAAAGGTCAAGCCTCAATCCCAGGTTTCAGAGAAGCACGAACACCTGAGGATTTTTCTCATGATGCAGAACCATGTACATTCCAGATTCAAGATTCAGTCTGGGGATAATTCAGGATCATCTTCTTTGAGTGTTCTTGATACCTTGAACCGGAAAGCTGGAGAAATAGCAGAAGATGCTGATGGTTGGGTGTTGTCTGGAGCAGACAATATTGATGGTGGGGGATTGCCACCTATATTGATAGTGAACTTGGCTTGTTTTTCAACCTTTCTGGACAACTTCATGATGGGAGGTCGTTTCATTCTTTTCAGCTCATCAAACATTTGCTGGAGAGGCTGTAATGCTTTGGTGATTGTGTGGGTGATTTTAATGCTGCGTTCCATCACAGGATCATATTCCACGATTTTGTCCTTTAAAGTCTGTGCAATCTGAAACACTTCACCAAATTTTTCCCATGTCCACACAGCTGGTTCTGTTTCGATTTCTTCTTGCTTAATTTCCTTTGCCGATGACTTGATAAGTTCTTCTAACTCCGCATTCGTCAAGTCTTCTCGATGTTTTCCTACACCTTCGTTAAGCTTATTGACGAATCCCTCCCCACCAACTTGTCTTGCTATGTGAGCGATTCGGTTAGCTTCTCCATCAATGGCTGGGAAGTCTTTGAAATCATTCACAACTTCAGTCCATAAGTTATCCCAACAGGCATTCACGGTTTCTGGTTTTAAAGGGGCAGCAGTTTCTTTGTTGGTGGATGCAGCCTCTCCAGTAAGTCTTATATTTTTCAAATTGTGCCTGTTTCTGAATCTATGCAGCCATCCCTTACTTGCTGCAAATGGTTTGGATTCCCGCCCTTCGGTGGATTCTTTCTTAAAGTCTTCGTATAGGCTTAAGGCCTTTTGCCGTAACACTTTACCATCAAGAGGTACATGCTTCCTGTTCATCTCTTCAACCCACAAATTCAACGCTTTTTCCATCTTAAGTAATGCCTTATCACGTACTGTAGATGTAACTTTTGCAGTCTGAGGTGCCAACGCAAAACTAGACCTGATCTTTTCTCCATTCTTCACCATCTCACGAATGGAAGATTCGTTCTTGCCGTACATCCTAGCAACCTCagaatatgattttttttctttttgtatcaaGTCAAGAATTAGCACTTTTTCACTGATGGTAAGTACTTCACGGGTTCTCTTAGGCTTTGAAGAACTGCAGGCATCACTACTTTTGCGCTTTGGGGCCATTCTTAAGCAAAATTAATTTCACAGCACCACTAGCCAAGAACAAATGTGAACAGTGAGAACGCTAGAAGAAGTAGATAAGAGGAAGCAGATAATACctctttgtttttcccccctgtaagAGTTGCCCCTAACTCTATGTTCTTAGTAAGAACACTGGCAGGAGGCAGAAGTGGTTTGGAGAGCAAACGCTACCAGGGCGTGGGTTGGAGGGCTGCCAACAGACACAAGTAGCAAGATAACCCAGAGACAGCACAGCAGTGACGATGCTTCCAGGAAGTGACTAGGAAGGCTACCAACTAATTTGTGAACTGTGGATAAgcgaaaccacagatatggagaAGAGGTACAGTAGTTTCTTAGTTATAGAACAGAGTGAGCCCCAAAGTAGTTGTTTCTGCTTAATCCTATTCTCTTCACTAGCTGATGCAGTTTAAGAAGCAATTTATTGCAGCAACTATCTCAATAACTTGTGCAAGGCACAATGGAAACCTCTGCCCAGTCTAAGCTATTCAGGAAAAGCACAAGAAAACGCCTTTACAGCTGCTGCTTTGACACAAGGGCTGGAGCCAGCTGCCAGTATGCTTATGCAAGGAGAAGGAATTTCTCTGTACAAATACTAGGAGTATGTCCTACACTCAGGGTAGCATAATACAATGGGTTGGATACAGAATTGCATAAATAGAATAAATTTCACAAACAAGGGATCTTTCCTGGTCCCTCCTCCCCGGTCCCTCCAAAAGCTACTTTTGAGAATATTTTCCAAAAATTGTGATAGATGAAcataatatgtttttatttcttcaaaTACTCCCCTattctgtcctcactctcctgTTGCTGGGCTTCCAAATCTGGGACAGCTATCATCTGCAGGTAGTATGCCATTTAACACAGTTCCTGAGCAGCTTCATTTGTGGCATGTCATCGTCAATTATGTAAGTGGAAAACCAAGACTTGGGAGTTGCTTaacctgaaaacaaaaacaaaaggtcATTATCGCCAATTGGACTATGTTCAGAACATGAAAACATACAGATTTTGAATAAATGTCAAGATAGGCATGTAGCAGTTTTCAGTGCTCAGCAGAAATTTTCCATCTGCCAAGCAAATATCACACAGCAAAGTTACTCTTACTGTTGATAGATGGATAATGACACCGGAACAATCATTATCTCCGTGGCAACAGTATTAGGTATGTCAGAGGAACATAGCACATGGAGCTGCTGAAACTTTTACAGTCCTGCCTCGGCTTCCTCGATCGGATGCTGTCTCTGCAAGCCCAGTATGCCCAGAGTACAAACACAACTAAGAGCAGTTCCAAGGTTGCAGACTTACTGCAATGCATGGGTAGCAGCAGTGCAATTCCTTCAGGATGAACCATGTTTTGTAGCAAGAGCTTTTACTGAGTCTTCCTGACAGGTGTAGGCTTTTGCCTATAGAAACACCACAATAACTTGATTAGATTTTAAGCAGCTATAAGAATCTTTGTTGCTTTTCTTACAACAGACTAACATGGTTGCCCCTCTTCGTGTATATACACTACACAAATATAAAAATGTGCTGTTAGATCAGACCGAAGATCCATCTAGtatagcatcctgtttccagctaAGGCCAGTCAGATGTTTATAGAAAGCCTACAGACTTCTTCTCCACCAACTGGTATCCAGAGGACTATTACCATTAACCCTGGATATTTAATTCAGCTTTCATAAATGAATCGGATCAGTAGATATTACTGGTCTTTTCTCATCAGCTTCATATTGCTTCTTGCAACAGTTCTACCAAATGCAAAGATGCCATTTTCATCAATCGTCTCAGGGACAGAAGTTCTATCACCCTCCAGTGAAGAGTTAAGCTGTGTCCATATCTATTACGTGGCCAGTTTATAGGAACAACTTTTTACTCATAATAGCAGCAGTTAGTGAATCACATCTGATTTTGACAACAGTACTGCTACAGTTTCTGGTATCAAGCAAGTGGCAGAAATGCTTCAATAGTCTCTTGAAGATGCTCACCATGCAGCATAGATCTTGATGCACAAACACACATAGAAATGTTTGTTTACTTATATACAAAGTGATAAAGTATCCAAATGTATGCAGTGCTAAATTCCCGGATTTCCTAAGAGCTGCAGAAAGCTGGGTTTCCTGTGGGAAACAGAACACTGGACtaaaatgggcctttggcctgatccagcagaacttttcTCATGTTCCAAAGTCATTAATGAATATTCTGCCTTAGCTTTTCAAATCTGGTAAGCACAGGACACAGAGCTCCTTCACAGGTCACCATAAACACTCTTTAATGAAGGCCTTGAGACAGTAGCTATTAAAAACAATTTCCTGAGCCACATCAAAGTAGCTCTGATTACAGCTCTTTAGAGCTGCAGAGGTTTTGCTTCAAGCCAAAATTGCCCTTTAAGTGCTCTGCCTCCAGGTTTCTTTCACTAAGGTCATTAAATATGGCTTTGTGCATGTGATGAAACATTATGGTATCAAATCATATTCTTTTGGAAATCAACTGTACCATGAGAGATGGAAGAGCTGTATTTTGAACTCTTCTTTGCTATCCCAGGAACACTGAATTCTTTGTTTTCATCTTTGTTGTCATAAATCCGTCCACATTATGCTTCTAAAATCAGATTAAAAAAGAATGATTAAGAGCTTCTTTGCATCTGGATTCTTTCCCTAATACCTTATTTAGATGGCAAACATGGAACATTAAATAAACCACCTACATAAAAATATCTTGCATGCATCCTGGAGGAAAATGAATTGCAGAACAAAATTGTTCAAAGGGAAGTTAAATCAGCATTTTAATCTCTGGATTCAAGAAAGGGAAGTTACTGTCAGAAACTGATTCTGGCACACTTTTCCAAAGCTCCTTTGAAACCAATTATTACGCTTAGAATTCACAACATCTGCAAACTGCAATTTCCAACTGACAGGGTCAAGCATACAAGCATGCTGGTGTGATTAAGAGGTTGGAAGGATATTTTGCAACTCAGTATGTACAAGTCTTATTTACATAATCATTCacactaagacagtggttcccaaactctttagcattGGGCCTCACctaaaaaaggtttcactttatcagctgctctAGCATCTGctgctataatagtgattgggcagcagtgctccttgcaagtagcagattgtttaactcTTAATGTGCATACCATATAGCAACCCTAATCTGCCATGTCAGTTTCACAATGCACCAAGAACTGGaacatgacccacttggtggtcCATGgacccgcagtttgggaaccactgcactaaaacaTCCACTGCTAGTTTAACAATCTACTCACTcctatacaggtcatgcctcccTATTCATGGACTCAGGAACTGCAGTTTTAACTAATTTAATTAATTCTGATCCAAAAGTATACTCAAATGTAATTTAATAAATTTTTTTCACAGTGCTGTTTCAAGTTGCTTGCTTTTCCACTTGTGTTCCTTACAAATTCATGTCAAGCTTTTGCAGGATCTGTCTTTGAACAGAAGACAGAATTACGTGTGGAAGTAGATGCCACAGCAAGTTCAAGCACTAAATTAGAAAGAGTGTATGGCAAGATTGCTAAACTAATTTATCACACAAGATCTTTTTTGAACATGTACTCCAAAACAATTTCTACATTAGGAGACAAAACATTAAGTTCTCTGCACCACCACTAATTGAAACCTACAACATGTGGTTGAAGCAGAAAAGCTTGAATAATTTGCAGATTTATCCTACCTACACcatcccatctttcttcaatgCTCTTTTGAAAACATTGTGGAGGGAGCAGATTACCACCCATTTCTGAATGAGGCCTGCAAAGCATAGGGGGAAGGGAAAGGCTCAGGGGGAAATGCAGTTTAGCACTTTCACCCCTGGACTAAGGGCCTCAGAAAAGGGAAAAGCCTTGGATGTGGCAAATTCCTCCAAAGAATGACTTTCTACAAAAGTGCCACAACCTGGGTAAGGAAAAAAAGGTCACCAGTTCAGTACAAGGGATGGAAAAAGCAAACTAGCACAACTGAAAGGCAGCCACCCCTTCCTTACTACTAACAAAGAAAACAGTAATACTGTCACTCCTGTATAATACTGTAAGGCAGGTCAACTAAGCTTAAATTTTAGTAGATTACTCAGTCACAACTGCACAGGTCTGCaaatgaattacagcccaatcctatgcatgtctattcagaagtaagttccattagagtcaatggggcttactctcaggaaagcgtggataggattgggctgtaaatagttACCTTTGAAAGCAAAaaggcatttatttttaaaataagcacATACATGTCACAACAGGCATCATTACAGATGATATggataagccaggggtgctcacacttttttggctcaagagctactttgaaatccagcaaggcccggagatctaccagagtttttttacaatgttcgcgccatcataacatataacatttatgtgtacaatgtatgttggtgtaccttgcataaccgcaggagccaatattgcacaacacaacataattaactataaacattttttgtaattacttgagtttactttgatgacttgcactgaagtgaatcagccaaggatgcatagtctggacagtagctgctgacagccagcctcaagcacacttccaaatgttcatcagtcatggtggaactgatgaCTATGGAACTGATGACTATGGTGGAACTATGGCTgtctcacataaataagtggagcccttcctgcctcaggtgctcttatatccctgagggccctattgccttcaagtggctgcagctgtgcagcac
This window contains:
- the LOC136636887 gene encoding uncharacterized protein is translated as MAPKRKSSDACSSSKPKRTREVLTISEKVLILDLIQKEKKSYSEVARMYGKNESSIREMVKNGEKIRSSFALAPQTAKVTSTVRDKALLKMEKALNLWVEEMNRKHVPLDGKVLRQKALSLYEDFKKESTEGRESKPFAASKGWLHRFRNRHNLKNIRLTGEAASTNKETAAPLKPETVNACWDNLWTEVVNDFKDFPAIDGEANRIAHIARQVGGEGFVNKLNEGVGKHREDLTNAELEELIKSSAKEIKQEEIETEPAVWTWEKFGEVFQIAQTLKDKIVEYDPVMERSIKITHTITKALQPLQQMFDELKRMKRPPIMKLSRKVEKQAKFTINIGGNPPPSILSAPDNTQPSASSAISPAFRFKVSRTLKEDDPELSPD